The Altererythrobacter sp. H2 genomic sequence GCTGGTCGGGGCCTGGCTGCTGGGCGGGCCGGGGCTGGCAGTCGAGCCGGGCAGCGGCGCATGGTGGTTTGCGCGCCCGATCTGGTTTGCGCTCTATATCGCGCTGACCCTGCCGCTGGTCATGCTGTTTGCCCGCTATGAGCAGGCCCCGGCGCACCCCAAGGCAGCGGGCAAGGGCGATGTGCCCGAATGGCGGCTGTTTCTGGGGCTGATTCTCGCCTGCGTCGGCCTCGGCGCCACTGCCGTGCTCAGCATTGCCAGCCCGGAAGGGGTGACCGGGGTGCGGCTGTGGATCGTGGTCCTGCCTTTTATCGGAGGTGCGCTGGTCCGCTTCGGCAAGCTCTATGACATCACCGCCAGTCGCCCGAAAACCAACCAGTGAGGCCAGCCTGTGAACAATGAACTGAACGCGTTTCCCCTGCCCAATGCTTCAACTGACCTGACCGGCCGGGTGGCGCTCGTCACCGGCGCCTCGTCCGGCTTTGGCGAGCGGTTCGCCCGCGTGCTGGCGAGCCAGGGCGCCGCAGTGGCGATTGCCGCGCGCCGCATTGACCGGCTCGAGGCGCTGGCGAAGGAGATCGAGGCCGCCGGGGGGCGGGCCCTGCCGGTCCAGATGGACGCGACCGATGCCGATGCCCTGGTCGCTGCGGTGGCTGCGGCGGAAGCGGCGTTCGGCACGGTCGACATCCTGGTCAACAATGCCGGCATTCCCGACGCCATGCGCGCGCACAAGATGCCGCTCGATCTGGTGGACCGGGTGCTGGGCGTGAACCTGCGCGCGCCCTGGATCCTCGCCTGCGAGGTGGCCCGGCGGCTGATCGATGCGAAGAAGCCGGGCAACATCGTCAACATCGCCTCGACCGCGCATTATAGCTACAATGGCGGCGGCGCGGCGCTCTATGCCGTCACCAAGACGGCTGTGGTGCGGATGACCGAAGCGCTCAGCGTCGAGTGGGCCTATGCCGGGATCAACGTCAACGCGATAGCCCCGGGGATGTTCGTGACCGAAATGACCGATGGCATGTTCGCCCGGATCGGCGACCCGACCGACATGGTCGCGCGCCGCCGTGTGCCGGTGCCCGCCCAGCTCGATTCGACGCTGCTCTACCTCGTGAGCCCGGCGAGTGAATGCGTCACCGGTGCGACCATCCGGGTCGATGACGGGCAGAGCGCGCAGATGGGAATGCGGAAAGGCTAGGCGGATGATCGTCGAACGGCTCGACCATGTGAACATCATTACGGACCGGCTGGCGGAGACCGCCCGGTTCTATGCCGAACTGCTCGATCTGGAGGAGCGCGACGGTCCGCCGCCGCTCAGGCCGGAGCAGGTGCGCTGGATGTACGATGGTTCGGGTATCGCGATCCTGCATCTCAATTCGGTCGATTGCCCGCGTGCGTTTGATCGGGCGGTGCAGCCGGGAGCGGAAACCGGCGCGATCCACCACGTCGCGCTGCGGTGTGGCAATTTCGACGAGGTCAAGGCGCGGCTCGATGCGCGCGGGGCGGACTACCGGGTGAACGATTTGTCCTCGATCGGCCTCAGGCAAATCTTCACTGCCGATCCGAACAATGTGCTGCTGGAGCTGAATTTCTTCGCGCCCGCTAGCTAGGCCAGCTGCTCCAGCAAGGCTCGCCACGGCGCGGCACGCGGGTTGTCTGAGCCGAGCGGGTCCCACTGCTGTGCCATCAGCGCATGGGCCTCGGTCTCAGGCATGCCCTGCTCGCGGTGCTGCAGGTAGAAGAAGGCTGACACCCGCCAGTTCATGATGCAGTGGACGTGGACCGGCTCGTCACCTGCCAGCGCGGCCTTGAACGCGGCGTAATGCCCTGGCTCGGGCGCATCGAACGGCACCGGGATATGGGTATAGGCCAGACCCGCCGCCGCCATCCGCTCCGCTTCGTCCGGCAGGGCCTCGGGATGGTCGGCCAGCGCGAGGTTGACCACCCGGCGAATGCCCAGTGCAGCCAGCCGTGCCGGGTCATCGGGATCGAGCTTGCCCGATGTGGTGATCCGGGCCGACAGCCGCTGCCAGGCGCGGATGTCGGCCGGATCTCCTGTTCCCATCACTTCATGCCCCGGTCACTTCACGCCCCCGGTCACTTCACCCCGGCGTCCTTGTCCTGGTTGGCACGGAAGATCACGTATTGGCGGATTGCGTCCATCTGTTCCGGGGTCAGCGACCCGGCGAAGCTCGCCATGCCATTGTCCTTGAGCAGGCCGTCATTGACCACCGCCAGCCAGGCGCTCTTCTCCGCCAGGGTGGCACTGCGGCGCAGGTCCGGCAGCACGGAAGAACCCACCGCAGCGGGTGCATGGCAGACCGCGCAGTAGCGGGCGTAGTGCTTCGCCCCGTCGGCGATGACGTCCGCACTGGCCCGGCTGGCAGGCGGATCAAGCGGCAGTTTGGCCAGCGCCGGCATCTCCGGCAGCTTGGCGGTACCGCCCAGCTTGAACACCAGCAGGCGGCTGAGGTTCTGCACCGGCTTCAATCGGTCGATCAGCTCGCCGTCGACCGACAGGGCATAGGCACCGCCCCAGCCGGCCAGCACTGCGACATACTGTTCGCCGTTGACCGTGTAGGTGATCGGCGGGGCCACCACGCCGGTCTGCGCGGGGAAGCTCCACAACTTCTTGCCGTCCCTGGCGCTGTAGGCGTTGAACTCGCTCCCGGCGGTGCCCTGGAACACCAGTCCGCCTCCGGTTGCCAGCAGGCCGCCGTTCCAGGGGCCGGGGTGCGGCACGGTCCAGCGGGCCTTCTGTGCCACCGGGTCCCATGCCACCAGCATGCCCTTCAATGTGCCCGCGACCTCCTTGCGAATGCCGAGATCGGGCGGCAGGTCGCCGGCGCCGAGATCGAACCCGACATTGAAGCCGCGGTTGCGGTCAGGCTTCCAGTTCGCTTCCGGGGCATAGGCCATCGCGGCCTCGAACGCCGGGATGTAGACCAGGTTCTCGCCCGGGTGATAGGCCATCGGGTGCCAGTTGTGCCCGCCCAGCGCGCCGGGGGTGACGATTGCAGGCTTGCCGGTCTTGTCCACCCGCGTTTCCGGGTTTTCGGTCGGGCGGCCCGTCTTGGGGTCGATCCCGCTGGCCCAGTTGACCGTGACATAGGGCTGGGCGCTGATGAACGCGCCCGTCTCGCGGTCGATCACGTAGAAGAACCCGTTCTTCGGCGCCTGCATCAGCACCTTGCGCGGTTTTCCGCCGATTTCCATGTCGGCCAGCATGATGTGCTGGGTCGCGGTATAGTCCCAGGTTTCGCCCGGCGTGGTCTGGTAATGCCACACATATTCGCCGGTCCCCGGCCGGATGGCGACGATGCTGGAGAGGTAGAGGTTGTCGCCTTCGCCGGTGCCGTCCGCACCTGGGCTGCGATAGGCGCGGTTCCACGGGCTTCCGTTGCCGACCCCGATATAGAGCAGGTCCAGCTCCGGATCGTAGGCCATCGAATCCCACACCGTGCCGCCGCCGCCGATGTTCCAGTATTCGCCGCTCCATGTTTCAGCGGCTTTCTTGAGGTATTCCGGATCATCGTCAGACGGCTGGTCGGGCACGGTGTAGAACCGCCACAGCTCCTCGCCGTCGGCCACATCATAGGCGGCGACATAGCCGCGCACGCCGAACTCCGCCCCGCCATTGCCGATGATGACCTTGCCGTCGATCACGCGCGGCGCGCCGGTGATTGTGTAGCTCTGCGACTGGTCGACAGTGACCTTTTCCCACTCGACTGCGCCGGTTTCGCGATTCAGCGCGATCAGCCGCCCGTCGAGCGTGCCGAGGAAGAGCCGGTCTCCCCAGGTGGCGAGGCCCCGGTTGACCACGTCGCAGCAGGCCTTGACCGCGGTTTCGCCCGGCACCTTGGGATCGTATTCCCACAACAGCTTGCCGGTGGCGGCATCGAACGCCTTCACCTTGCTCCATGCGGTGGTGAGATAGAGCTTGCCGTCGAGCACCAGCGGGGTCGCTTCCTGCCCGCGCGCGGTGTCCATGTCGGCCGACCAGGCGAGGCCGAGCTCGCCGACGTTGTCCATGTTCACGGCATCGAGCGGAGAATAGCGCTGCTCGGAATAGGTCCGCCCGTGGGTGATCCAGTTGGCGGTATCGGCATCGGCGGCCAGCAGGCGGGCCATGTCGATCCCGCCCTCGGGCATGGCGGTATCCTTGCAGCTACCCAGAACCACCGTTGATGTGATCAGCGTAAGCGCTGCCGCGATTGCGAACCTTTTCATCCCGTCCTCTCCCCTTCTGGCGACTCTACCGGTCGCGCTTTGAAACCTTTCTTGCCCGCTCGCACAGCGCTTGTCCATTGCTCCAAAATGATGGAACAGTGACAAGCGGCCTGCGTTCAGGCGGGAAGACAACACGGGAGCGGCGACGATGTGCAATGAGGAACAGCTGACACGGTGGGCCCGCGAAGGCCTGAGCCGGCGCCAGTTCGGCGCGCTGGGCGTGATGGCGGTCGCAGGAGCAGCCTGCGCGCCGGTCGCAGGGGATGACAGCGCGATAACCCTGCCAGCCATGGCCGAGCGCGATGTCGCATTCACGACCGCCAGCGGCACGATGGACGGCTGGTTCGTCCATCCGATGACCAGGCCTGCGCCCGCGGTCATCCTGTGGCCCGATATTGCCGGGTTGCGCGAAAGTAAGAAAGACATTGCCCGGCGGCTGGCCGGTCGCGGCTATGCCACGCTGGTGCTCAACCAGTACTACCGCGATACCAGGGCGCCGATCTGGACCGACTTTGCCGACTTCGCCGGAAACGGCGGATGGGACCGGGCGCGTGCCATGCGCGGCAAGCTGACCGCAGAAGCGATCATGTCCGATGCCCGCGCGGCAGTGGCCTGGCTCGACGCGCAGGAGGAAGTCGACACCGCGCGCGGGATCGGATCCCAGGGATACTGCATGGGCGGCCCCTTCGCGGTGTGGACAGCGGCGGCCGTGCCGGACCGGGTCAGGGCGGCGGCCAGCTTCCATGGCGGCGGACTGGTGCGGGCTGGTGAGCGATTGAGCCCGCACGCCCAGATGCCGGGTACAAAGGCAGGTTTCCTGATCGCTGTGGCCCGCGATGACCACGCCAAGGCACCTGCGGACACCGAAGTTTTGCAGGCGTTTGCCGAGAAGATCGGGCGCGGCTCAACCACGCAGGTATACGATGGCGACCACGGCTGGACCGTGCCGGACAGCCCGGCTTACGCGCCTGCAGCCGAAGCCGCATCCTGGGATGATCTGATGCGGCTCTACGCTGCCAACCTGTAGCGTCAGATAAAGCCGAGCGCGCTGAGCTTGGCCGAAAGGCCTGCCTCGTCGAACGGCTTGACGATCCAGTCATCTGCGCCCGCGCCAATCCCGCGGTGAATGTCCTGCGCCCCTGATTTGGAGGTGCAGAAGATCACCCGGGTGTTCTCGGCGCCGGGCAGGGCGCGTAGCGCGGCCACGAATTCCGGGCCGGTCATGACCGGCATGTCCCAATCGGTCAGGACCAGGTCGGGCATGGCAGCACGGCAGCGGGCAATCGCTTCCTCGCCGTTTTCCGCCTCTGCGACCACGAAGCCGTGCTGTTCCGCCATGCGCCGGGCGACCTTGCGGATCATCCGCGAATCGTCCACCACCAGGCAGGTGAGCGCCGCCGCTGCAACCGGGGCGCTGCCGGAGGCCGCCGCGCGGGCAGCCGCAACTGCCGCAGCTACGGCATCGGCCTGGCTCTGGGCGGGCACAGGCTGGTCTGTTACCGGCGGAGCGGCGGGCTCGACCAGGCTCAGATTGCGCTTGATCAGGTTCTCCACGGGGCGATCTCCTGACGGGGGGACAGGCTGGCGAAAGCAGCCGGTGCCTGCTGGCGCAAAGGTGGAACAGGTACCGCAACCTCGGGTGCAAGGCGGGCCGCTTCGCTCTCGGTCATGCAGACATGAAGGAAAGGGACCCAGACATCGCCGAACTCGGCCTTCTGGTACCACACGTCGAGCACGTCGTAGCTGGCCCAGCAGCCGTCAGGCTCGCGCAGGCGCAGGCCCTCGCCGATGCGCGGCACGGTGGCAAAGCGCAGCCGCTCCTGCGTCTGGTGCGTTTCGTTCTGGACTTCGATTTCGATCACAGCGTCGCCCCGATTGCCTGACCATGCAGGGCTAGCGGCAATTCCTTGCCGAATTGCAAACCGCGCGCGCCGCGTTACAAAAGATCTACTTACCTTTGCGAGGATATCAGCCATGCTCGAACTGCTCGTCGCCATCGTTTTTCTGACGGTGGTCTTCATGATCATGGGCGTGCGCGTGGTGCGCCAGGGCTATGTCTATACGATCGAGCGGCTCGGCAAGTTCACGCTCGCCGCCCAGCCGGGTCTCCATGTGATCATCCCCTTCGTCGACCGGGTCGGGCAGAAGGTGAACGTGATGGAGCAGGTGCTCGACATTCCGGGGCAGGAGATCATCACCGCCGACAATGCCATGGTCGGGGTTGATGCGGTGGTTTTCTTCCAGGTGCTGGACGCCGGCAAGGCGGCCTACGAAGTATCCAATCTGTACCAGGCGATCATGGCGCTCACGACCACCAACCTGCGCACCGTGATGGGCAGCATGGATCTGGATGAAACCCTCTCGAAGCGGGACGAGATCAACGCGCGCCTGCTGTCCGTGGTCGATCACGCGACCTCGCCCTGGGGCGTCAAGATCACCCGGGTCGAGATCAAGGATATCCGGCCGCCGCTCGATATTTCCGAAGCCATGGCGCGGCAGATGAAAGCCGAGCGTCTCAAGCGTGCCGAAATCCTCGAGGCCGAGGGTGCCCGTGCCAGCCAGATCCTGCGCGCCGAGGGCGAGAAGCAGTCCGCCATTCTGGAAGCCGAGGGGCGCCGCGAGGCCGCCTTCCGCGATGCCGAAGCGCGCGAGCGCGAAGCCGAGGCCGAAGCCAAGGCGACCCAGATGGTGAGCGATGCCATCGCCGGATCGGGCTCACAGGCAATCAACTACTTCGTTGCCCAGGAATACACCAAGGCGATCGGCAAGTTTGCCGACAGCAAGAACGCCAAGACCATCCTGTTCCCGGTCGAGGCAACGCAGCTGATCGGCTCGCTTGGCGGCATCGGAGAGCTGGTGCGTGATGCCATCGGGGGGCCGGGTAGCGGCCCGGCGAACCCGGCCAGTCCCGCCCGTCCCCCTGCCCGGCCGGGCGTGCCGCCCGCTGGCGGAGAGCGTTGATGGGCTGGCTGGGCGAAATCGCGCCGCATTACGTCTGGCTGGCGCTGGGCCTGTTTCTGGCTGCGGCGGAAATTCTGGTGCCGGGCTTCTTCCTGATGTGGCTGGCTGGCGCGGCTATCCTGACCGGGCTGGTCGCCTGGTCCCTGCCGATCGGCGTGCCCCTTCAGATCATCGTTTTCGCGGTGAGCGCCTTCATCGCGGTGTTTGCCGGGCGGCGCCTCATCAAGGATCATCCGGTCCACGAAG encodes the following:
- a CDS encoding VOC family protein gives rise to the protein MIVERLDHVNIITDRLAETARFYAELLDLEERDGPPPLRPEQVRWMYDGSGIAILHLNSVDCPRAFDRAVQPGAETGAIHHVALRCGNFDEVKARLDARGADYRVNDLSSIGLRQIFTADPNNVLLELNFFAPAS
- a CDS encoding PQQ-dependent dehydrogenase, methanol/ethanol family, which produces MKRFAIAAALTLITSTVVLGSCKDTAMPEGGIDMARLLAADADTANWITHGRTYSEQRYSPLDAVNMDNVGELGLAWSADMDTARGQEATPLVLDGKLYLTTAWSKVKAFDAATGKLLWEYDPKVPGETAVKACCDVVNRGLATWGDRLFLGTLDGRLIALNRETGAVEWEKVTVDQSQSYTITGAPRVIDGKVIIGNGGAEFGVRGYVAAYDVADGEELWRFYTVPDQPSDDDPEYLKKAAETWSGEYWNIGGGGTVWDSMAYDPELDLLYIGVGNGSPWNRAYRSPGADGTGEGDNLYLSSIVAIRPGTGEYVWHYQTTPGETWDYTATQHIMLADMEIGGKPRKVLMQAPKNGFFYVIDRETGAFISAQPYVTVNWASGIDPKTGRPTENPETRVDKTGKPAIVTPGALGGHNWHPMAYHPGENLVYIPAFEAAMAYAPEANWKPDRNRGFNVGFDLGAGDLPPDLGIRKEVAGTLKGMLVAWDPVAQKARWTVPHPGPWNGGLLATGGGLVFQGTAGSEFNAYSARDGKKLWSFPAQTGVVAPPITYTVNGEQYVAVLAGWGGAYALSVDGELIDRLKPVQNLSRLLVFKLGGTAKLPEMPALAKLPLDPPASRASADVIADGAKHYARYCAVCHAPAAVGSSVLPDLRRSATLAEKSAWLAVVNDGLLKDNGMASFAGSLTPEQMDAIRQYVIFRANQDKDAGVK
- a CDS encoding SPFH domain-containing protein; its protein translation is MLELLVAIVFLTVVFMIMGVRVVRQGYVYTIERLGKFTLAAQPGLHVIIPFVDRVGQKVNVMEQVLDIPGQEIITADNAMVGVDAVVFFQVLDAGKAAYEVSNLYQAIMALTTTNLRTVMGSMDLDETLSKRDEINARLLSVVDHATSPWGVKITRVEIKDIRPPLDISEAMARQMKAERLKRAEILEAEGARASQILRAEGEKQSAILEAEGRREAAFRDAEAREREAEAEAKATQMVSDAIAGSGSQAINYFVAQEYTKAIGKFADSKNAKTILFPVEATQLIGSLGGIGELVRDAIGGPGSGPANPASPARPPARPGVPPAGGER
- a CDS encoding NfeD family protein, with amino-acid sequence MGWLGEIAPHYVWLALGLFLAAAEILVPGFFLMWLAGAAILTGLVAWSLPIGVPLQIIVFAVSAFIAVFAGRRLIKDHPVHEADPKMNRRGLRMAGETAVVVEALEGGSGRVRHGDSEWLARGADLPVGTRVRITGSDGSVLLVEPLG
- a CDS encoding dienelactone hydrolase family protein — its product is MCNEEQLTRWAREGLSRRQFGALGVMAVAGAACAPVAGDDSAITLPAMAERDVAFTTASGTMDGWFVHPMTRPAPAVILWPDIAGLRESKKDIARRLAGRGYATLVLNQYYRDTRAPIWTDFADFAGNGGWDRARAMRGKLTAEAIMSDARAAVAWLDAQEEVDTARGIGSQGYCMGGPFAVWTAAAVPDRVRAAASFHGGGLVRAGERLSPHAQMPGTKAGFLIAVARDDHAKAPADTEVLQAFAEKIGRGSTTQVYDGDHGWTVPDSPAYAPAAEAASWDDLMRLYAANL
- a CDS encoding protein tyrosine phosphatase family protein, which gives rise to MGTGDPADIRAWQRLSARITTSGKLDPDDPARLAALGIRRVVNLALADHPEALPDEAERMAAAGLAYTHIPVPFDAPEPGHYAAFKAALAGDEPVHVHCIMNWRVSAFFYLQHREQGMPETEAHALMAQQWDPLGSDNPRAAPWRALLEQLA
- a CDS encoding response regulator → MENLIKRNLSLVEPAAPPVTDQPVPAQSQADAVAAAVAAARAAASGSAPVAAAALTCLVVDDSRMIRKVARRMAEQHGFVVAEAENGEEAIARCRAAMPDLVLTDWDMPVMTGPEFVAALRALPGAENTRVIFCTSKSGAQDIHRGIGAGADDWIVKPFDEAGLSAKLSALGFI
- a CDS encoding SDR family NAD(P)-dependent oxidoreductase, whose translation is MNNELNAFPLPNASTDLTGRVALVTGASSGFGERFARVLASQGAAVAIAARRIDRLEALAKEIEAAGGRALPVQMDATDADALVAAVAAAEAAFGTVDILVNNAGIPDAMRAHKMPLDLVDRVLGVNLRAPWILACEVARRLIDAKKPGNIVNIASTAHYSYNGGGAALYAVTKTAVVRMTEALSVEWAYAGINVNAIAPGMFVTEMTDGMFARIGDPTDMVARRRVPVPAQLDSTLLYLVSPASECVTGATIRVDDGQSAQMGMRKG